In Hyphomicrobiaceae bacterium, the following are encoded in one genomic region:
- a CDS encoding APC family permease: MTSIRSGTINDPAPTSSTELVRGIDWRGAFWVASGVPALVLFSIGGIAGTVGKVAFLVWTVSMIMGFIQSFTYAEIAGLFPNKSGGASVYGAAAWVRYAKWLAPMSVWCNWFAWSPVLSLGCSIAAAYILNAFAPIPPADAPAVLAWVKANAGSIAADSPRVVEWLAANAGKTADDAIAALLSADGITAVTPHIRDWTLASGTLGPVHFSFNAAFWIGALLMLLTFAIQHRGIAGTANVQKYIGLLVIIPMLIVGVVPILTGQIDWSNYTPLVPLKNAYVPEMGQWDIPGWTLVLGGMFIAAWSTYGFETAVCYTAEFRNPGSDTFKAIFYSGLLCLLLYTLVPFTFQGVLGIDGMLAGPIVDGSGVAEAMGHMVGGSGFMTNILVMMMILALLLSIMTAMAGSSRTLYQASVDGWLPRYLSKTNSHGAPTAAMWTDLCVNLCILAIACADATSFFFILAVSNVGYIIFNFLNLNSGWIHRIDNAHIHRPWKAPTILIVLGGVFAFVNAVFMGAGAKVWNPNALWAGLFTASLILPVFWFRHHVQDGDRFPDHMYEDLNITPGEIVHRKAGILPYLTLAAGLATVLIANWFFTLPV; encoded by the coding sequence ATGACATCCATACGCAGCGGAACGATCAATGATCCAGCACCAACTTCAAGTACGGAGTTGGTGCGTGGTATCGATTGGCGAGGAGCGTTCTGGGTTGCCAGCGGTGTGCCGGCCCTTGTTTTGTTCTCCATCGGCGGCATTGCCGGCACGGTCGGAAAGGTGGCGTTTCTGGTCTGGACTGTGTCCATGATCATGGGCTTCATCCAATCCTTTACTTACGCAGAAATTGCAGGTCTGTTTCCCAATAAATCCGGCGGCGCTTCGGTGTACGGCGCCGCCGCGTGGGTTCGCTACGCGAAGTGGCTTGCTCCGATGTCCGTGTGGTGCAACTGGTTCGCATGGTCGCCAGTGCTCTCGCTCGGTTGTTCGATTGCAGCTGCGTATATCCTGAACGCTTTTGCCCCCATCCCTCCGGCTGATGCTCCTGCGGTACTTGCGTGGGTCAAGGCCAATGCGGGTTCTATTGCGGCCGACAGCCCGCGTGTCGTTGAGTGGCTTGCAGCCAATGCCGGTAAGACCGCTGACGATGCGATTGCTGCTCTGTTGAGTGCAGACGGCATTACCGCGGTGACGCCTCACATCCGCGATTGGACGCTGGCATCTGGCACGCTTGGACCTGTGCACTTCTCCTTCAACGCTGCATTCTGGATTGGTGCGCTTTTGATGCTGCTCACCTTCGCAATCCAGCACCGCGGCATTGCGGGTACAGCAAACGTTCAGAAATACATTGGCCTGTTGGTCATCATTCCGATGCTCATCGTCGGCGTTGTTCCGATTCTGACCGGACAGATCGATTGGTCCAACTACACACCGTTGGTTCCGCTGAAGAATGCCTACGTTCCTGAGATGGGACAATGGGACATTCCTGGTTGGACGCTCGTCCTGGGAGGCATGTTCATCGCCGCGTGGTCGACCTACGGCTTTGAAACCGCGGTCTGCTATACGGCCGAATTCCGAAATCCGGGTTCTGATACGTTCAAAGCCATCTTCTACTCCGGCCTTCTTTGCCTTCTGCTATATACGCTGGTTCCGTTCACGTTCCAGGGTGTGCTTGGCATTGACGGCATGCTCGCCGGACCGATTGTAGATGGTTCGGGCGTTGCGGAAGCCATGGGCCACATGGTCGGCGGCAGCGGCTTCATGACGAACATCCTCGTGATGATGATGATCCTGGCTTTGTTGCTGTCGATCATGACCGCGATGGCCGGTTCGTCGCGTACGCTCTATCAGGCATCCGTCGATGGTTGGTTGCCGCGCTACCTGAGCAAGACGAATTCGCATGGTGCTCCGACTGCAGCGATGTGGACGGACCTGTGCGTCAATCTCTGCATTCTTGCCATTGCCTGCGCGGATGCGACGAGCTTCTTCTTCATCCTCGCCGTTTCCAACGTTGGCTACATCATCTTCAACTTCCTGAACCTCAACTCGGGCTGGATCCATCGCATCGACAATGCGCACATCCATCGTCCGTGGAAGGCTCCCACGATCTTGATCGTGCTCGGCGGCGTCTTTGCCTTCGTCAATGCAGTCTTCATGGGCGCAGGTGCCAAGGTTTGGAACCCCAACGCGTTGTGGGCAGGCCTGTTCACGGCTTCGTTGATCCTTCCGGTGTTC
- a CDS encoding electron transfer flavoprotein subunit alpha/FixB family protein gives MAGILLFAEHLNGAVRDITKEAIGAAASVKDKLGGPLVVAVIGQSLDAMAAEVDLEGVDEIVTVKMDGDHFDPHIYEECALQLGKKYRPQLILFGHTVNGMACASAVAARIGAGFASDVLALASDEKAIVATRGAYGNKVNLEVAFPGREIVVLALRGATYPVPEGKGSATRSSFEADLGDAAKPMQHTGYIEAPPSDIDISKAEYILSVGRGIQEKDNLPRFEKLADRLGFTFGCSRPIVDSGWLPKPHQVGQSGKVASVCKVYIALGISGAVQHLYGMKHVDTIIAVNTDPEAPIFNVATYGVCMDLFELTQELEAQFN, from the coding sequence ATGGCTGGCATCCTCCTGTTCGCCGAGCATCTCAACGGTGCTGTTCGCGATATCACCAAGGAAGCTATCGGGGCAGCCGCCTCGGTAAAAGACAAGCTGGGTGGACCACTTGTCGTTGCCGTCATTGGTCAGAGCCTGGATGCGATGGCCGCCGAAGTGGATCTGGAAGGCGTCGACGAGATCGTCACCGTCAAGATGGATGGCGATCATTTCGATCCACATATCTATGAGGAATGCGCGCTTCAGTTGGGCAAGAAATATCGCCCGCAGCTTATCCTTTTCGGTCACACCGTGAATGGCATGGCCTGCGCGTCTGCAGTTGCTGCCCGGATCGGAGCAGGCTTTGCAAGCGATGTTCTCGCGCTTGCAAGTGATGAGAAAGCCATCGTCGCAACGCGGGGCGCTTACGGCAACAAGGTCAATCTGGAAGTTGCTTTCCCTGGCCGGGAGATTGTCGTTTTAGCGTTACGCGGCGCGACTTATCCGGTTCCCGAAGGCAAAGGGAGCGCAACGCGGTCGAGCTTCGAAGCCGATCTGGGCGATGCCGCCAAGCCAATGCAACATACCGGCTATATCGAAGCGCCGCCGTCGGACATCGATATCTCAAAGGCCGAGTACATCTTGTCCGTGGGGCGAGGCATTCAGGAAAAGGATAATCTTCCTCGCTTCGAGAAGCTCGCCGATAGGCTCGGCTTCACGTTCGGATGTTCGCGCCCGATCGTCGATTCCGGCTGGCTGCCTAAGCCCCATCAAGTCGGTCAATCCGGCAAGGTTGCTAGTGTCTGCAAGGTTTACATCGCGCTCGGCATCTCGGGCGCTGTGCAGCACCTGTACGGCATGAAGCACGTCGACACCATCATAGCAGTCAACACCGATCCTGAGGCGCCGATCTTTAACGTCGCGACCTATGGGGTTTGCATGGATCTATTTGAGCTGACGCAAGAGTTGGAGGCGCAGTTCAACTGA